The Triticum aestivum cultivar Chinese Spring chromosome 6D, IWGSC CS RefSeq v2.1, whole genome shotgun sequence genomic sequence CGAAGTTGAGCATGACGAAGGTTGAACAATTCCTTGTAATTTTGTGGCCTTTGACGTGCTTCTCCTTGTTCTTTTAGATGATACCTAGTACCACGGTATGGAGCAAGAAATTGGGGTGTGTTTGCATAACCAGCATCAACAAGGTAAAATTTACCATGAGGTACATGAAAACCATGATTTAGTGCATCTTGTAGAACTCTTGCATCAGAAGCTGATCCTTCCCACCCAGcatgtacatgcacaaattttAAGTCGAAGTCACAAGCAACCATGACATTTTGTGAGAGCGTTTGCTTCCTGTTCCGGTATGGTTCTTGTTGGCCTGGTGATAGGAACATAGGAATATGGGTTCCGTCTATAGCACCAATGCAATTCTGCACAAACAAAATATGATATCTCTATGTTATTACCTTGCGCTGAATTAATTAAAAAATATTTGATCTAAATTGTACATACTCATACCTGAAAGAAAGGGTAAAATTGTGGTTTGCTCAAGATTGGATGTGGGTTGAGGGAAGGTGGACGTATATAGACATTTGTGAGCCGTGTGATCGCATCAAGCACTAATCCAAATCGCCGGCTTATTGTTTCTGCACTATGCTGAAACCAATCCTGTAGGGTTTCATTTGTTGCATTTTTGGATACTGCATACAAAAATATTGCCACTTGCTCTTCTACTGCTAGTACTTTTGAATCAGCAAGGAGTTTTTTCTCACGCAACTtgtcaacaagtgcttgaaaaaTGTCCACTTCCATGCGGAAAGTCCTTTTGCATAAGCTTTCATGCCCTGTTAAAATCTCCTGAACACGCCAAGCCCCCGAAAGTTTTGATGTATGCATTGGTTTCTTACTAGAAGAAGATTGTGATGCATCTTCTAAAGTAGGAAGTACAAAATGAATAAATTCATAGTCACTTTCTGATCTACGACGGTAGCTTGGATTCATGGTGTGCAGCAACAAATGAGCCAAATATGCTGAAAAGGAGTTGAATGAAACAGTAAAAAAATATGTGATTGTGATATATTGAATAGCATGGAAGTATGATTTTGCTATAGGAGATAAGCACTAACCTTGTTGGTTTCTTCAGCAAGGGGAAGATGAAAGCATAGAGCACAGGCAGCAAGGGGAAGATGAAAGAATAGAGCACAGGCAGCAAATGCTGTGGGCAGGGAAAAGAGCTATCcgttgtagagagtagcatcaggTTATATAGGCACTTGCTGCTAACGGCTACTTCAGGCAGTTGACTGCACTAGCCGTTGGAAGTTTGAAAAACATCAGACTTAcaaatagaaataataatactttattGTATAGGATTCCTGTACGTCTCCTATGATGCAGCCAAAGGCACTTTGTTACCAGTTCCTCTGGATTTGCATTCCATAGGATTGGCTATGTCATGGCAGTCAAATCCTCCATTTTTCCTATTCCTTTGTTTTGCAAATCCTGTGATCCAAAGAAgccatatatctcggaatggctatggaaatgccataataggtaggtatgtggctgttttgaggaaggtatatggtgggtgtatggtaccggcgaaagttgcacggtactaaagaggctagcaatggtggaagggtgagagtgcgtataacccattcactcaacattagtcataaagaactcacatacttattgcaaaaatctactagtcattgaaacaaagtagtatgtgcatgatcctagggggatagattagtaggaaaagaccatcgctcgtccccgaccgccactcctaaggaagacaataaaaaaatatctcatgctccaactttgttacatgacggttcaccatacgtgcatgctacgggactcagaaaccttaacacaagtatctctcaaattcaaaactactcactagcatgactctaatatcaccatcttcatatctcaaaacaattataaggaatcaaacttctcatagttttcaatgcactttatatgaaagtttttattatatccctcttggatgcccatcatattaggactaaattcataatcaaagcaaattaccatgctatttaaagactctcaaaataatataagtgaagcatgagagttcaacaatttcttcacaataaaactaccgccgtgctctaaaaagatataagtgaagcactagagcgaatgaCACACTActccaga encodes the following:
- the LOC123142952 gene encoding putative nuclease HARBI1 encodes the protein MNPSYRRRSESDYEFIHFVLPTLEDASQSSSSKKPMHTSKLSGAWRVQEILTGHESLCKRTFRMEVDIFQALVDKLREKKLLADSKVLAVEEQVAIFLYAVSKNATNETLQDWFQHSAETISRRFGLVLDAITRLTNVYIRPPSLNPHPILSKPQFYPFFQNCIGAIDGTHIPMFLSPGQQEPYRNRKQTLSQNVMVACDFDLKFVHVHAGWEGSASDARVLQDALNHGFHVPHGKFYLVDAGYANTPQFLAPYRGTRYHLKEQGEARQRPQNYKELFNLRHAQLRNHIERIIGILKMRFPILKVAAHYSVDKQIDISVACCVLHNFIRLHKGDMEWPKDAPMEIDPNQIVDVPNGDHDYHGDIHAFNYSRQAGNQMRDHIAQGMWNQYVSRRA